The sequence below is a genomic window from Xyrauchen texanus isolate HMW12.3.18 chromosome 46, RBS_HiC_50CHRs, whole genome shotgun sequence.
AGAGAAAATTAAATTATCTACAATTCATATTCTGCACTTGAGAAAAATGTCAAATGGGTATATGAAAGGCCATTAGGGTTGTTATTATCCCAGAATAACAGTTTATCCTCTTATCATGCAGAGACCCCAATGCAAGACATCAAGGGTAGGCGATGGAGCTCCCGAACTACGCCAGTCAACTGCTTCTCCAGCTCAATCAACAGCGCTCCAAGGGCTTCCTGTGCGATGTCATTATCATGGTCGAGAACACGCTCTTCCGAGCCCACAAAAGCATCCTTGCCGCCACCAGCCACTATTTCAAATCCCTCGTCCTTCATGATAACCTCATCCATCTCGACCCCGATATGGTGGATACAGCCATTTTCCAGCACATTCTGGATTTCATTTACACTGGCAAACTATCCGACGAGACCATTGATGATCTAGATTTAAGCTCTCTGCTCACCACAGCGAATTATCTCCAACTCACCGACCTCGCAAACCTGTGCTCCAGCAAGATCAACCAAAACGGCTCCTTCAAAAGCTTATCTCGTGGGAGTTCTTTGAGAGTGCAGAGGTTCTCCTCGCctacctcaaacaactcttcaGGTCACTCGTACGACCGGGCAATTGAAGATCACTCGTCAGACACTGAAGCATATTGTATGACCCCTCCCAAAAAGAGACATAATGCTCAGATTAGATGCATTTCCAGGAAGAAGCAGGACTTGGGGTTGGATTTGTCGAAGAAAAACTCAAATTCGGAGACCTTGGTGAATGATGAGGTGCTTGTATCTAGAACAGTCTCCAACAATATGCAGCTAGGAATAAATGTTAAGTGTATTCCAAAGGAGGAGAAGTGGATAATTCCTTTAGACGGAGCTCAGGTAAGAAAACAGGAGGGATCTCGAAGAAAGTCCAAGGTCAATGGTTACATACCTCCTAACAGGGCTGGAAGCCAACTAAGCCAAAATCA
It includes:
- the LOC127638385 gene encoding hypermethylated in cancer 2 protein-like; translation: MELPNYASQLLLQLNQQRSKGFLCDVIIMVENTLFRAHKSILAATSHYFKSLVLHDNLIHLDPDMVDTAIFQHILDFIYTGKLSDETIDDLDLSSLLTTANYLQLTDLANLCSSKINQNGSFKSLSRGSSLRVQRFSSPTSNNSSGHSYDRAIEDHSSDTEAYCMTPPKKRHNAQIRCISRKKQDLGLDLSKKNSNSETLVNDEVLVSRTVSNNMQLGINVKCIPKEEKWIIPLDGAQVRKQEGSRRKSKVNGYIPPNRAGSQLSQNQTFTLELSVKKEIGAKTQDETESQKPNNGSTNFVYQKETFLKEAEGDNPYVCIPCEKGFPSSESLKSHVQTHINEDMDVKVEDEEEGEGDLGVTRVSQEAPESLEQSPPKSLKDVDTLRPFPCNICGKMFTQRGTMTRHMRSHLGLKPFACDECGMRFTRQYRLTEHMRVHSGEKPYKCQVCGGKFTQQRNLISHMRMHTS